The window CCACTCGAGCCTTCTCGTCTCCTGGCTCGCGACTCTGGGTGCATCTTCGTTTCCgtgctcgacctcggccgcgtcttCCGGCAGTAGAGGATGAAAGGTCCGTAGTCGATGAAGTCCCGAGTGGCTGCCGTGCAACGATTTTCATCCGTCCTTGACGATGCGTCCAACGCGACGAGCGGGCGGCGGGGCCATGGATTGAAGCCATGTTTTGACTCTGCCATTGTCATGACTCTGCCTTTGTCAAGCTTCCCGCCGGGGCTCCAGCACCTTGTCTCGCAGCTTGTCCGCCATGTCTCTGAAGACGTGCGACAGCGAGCAGGACGGGTACTTGGCCACGAGCGTgccctcgtctccctcggccgcAACAGGCGAGGAAACATCCCGGCCGCCCACCCGGGTGCCTACGGGATACCGTGGCCTGCGGCCCTCTTCGAGCAGAGTGATGAATTGGGCATCCATGGGTACGCTGCCGAGGAAGGGCACCTTGAActcgtcggccatgacgcggccgccgccggaacCGAAGATATCGGTGCACTCGGCGCAGTGCGGACAGACGAAGCCGCTCATGTTCtcaacgacgccgaggacgtggATGCCCGTCTTGAAGCAAAAGTTGAGTTCCTTGCGCACGTCCGAGGTGGCGACGGCTTGCGGCGTCGTCACCACCACTGCGCCGGCGACCTGGCCTGGCCGCGTCTCGGCCTGCAGCGTCTCGGCCAGTGAGATGtgctcgtcgctcgtccCGGGCGGCGTGTCGATGAGCAGATAGTCCGTTTCGGCCCACAGGACGTCACGCAGGAACTGGCGTATcatcgccgtcttcttcggGCCGCGCCACACGACTGCGTCGCCTCTGCTCTGCAGCAGGAAACCGAGGCTCATGGCATGCAGACTTCCGACGCCCGCGGTGGCGTCCGCATCGTGCACGGGGACCGGTGCCCAGCCGCCGGGTACCTGCGTGACCTTGGAGCCTTCGACCGAGAGCATGCGTGGGATCGAGGGACCCGtcaggtcgacgtcgaggatgccgaccGAGTGCccggcgagggagagggagagggcgagCTGGGTGGTAACGGACgacttgccgacgccgcccttgcCCGAGAGAACCTATTGACGTGTTAGAGCGGATGGACGAGGCCTTTCGGCACCGGGTGAGCGTCTTGTCACTTGCCAGCACGACGTGTTTGACCTTGTCGAGGCCCATTTCGGAGCCC of the Drechmeria coniospora strain ARSEF 6962 chromosome 01, whole genome shotgun sequence genome contains:
- a CDS encoding cytosolic Fe-S cluster assembling factor cfd1 gives rise to the protein MGLDKVLSGKGGVGKSSVTTQLALSLSLAGHSVGILDVDLTGPSIPRMLSVEGSKVTQVPGGWAPVPVHDADATAGVGSLHAMSLGFLLQSRGDAVVWRGPKKTAMIRQFLRDVLWAETDYLLIDTPPGTSDEHISLAETLQAETRPGQVAGAVVVTTPQAVATSDVRKELNFCFKTGIHVLGVVENMSGFVCPHCAECTDIFGSGGGRVMADEFKVPFLGSVPMDAQFITLLEEGRRPRYPVGTRVGGRDVSSPVAAEGDEGTLVAKYPSCSLSHVFRDMADKLRDKVLEPRREA